Proteins co-encoded in one Synergistaceae bacterium genomic window:
- a CDS encoding metallophosphoesterase, which translates to MICKINIRNIKNITNNINKIKTICATLLFLLLLEASSAWAGWNDDNLARVLQNRHEEFFSFVVVGDTQGPNSKFPQVLPAILKEENLLFVFNLGDLVNYATPEEYESTFFRHVRGLDLPFLTCASNHDHFKSKNAANYSHLFGSPHYYSFAIRSTCFIVLDNGQDTSLNETQFSWLEKTLERSQSFARRFVMMHRPLRDPRSNRKKPHDMSERPHDVERLNALFDRYDVTMIFTGHIHSFYTGKWGKTPYIITGGGGGGLYDKGTPASFHHYIRVDIAPSGKVAYQAIKVDVIGKK; encoded by the coding sequence ATGATCTGTAAGATAAATATAAGAAATATAAAAAATATAACAAACAATATCAACAAGATAAAAACGATCTGCGCGACGCTGCTGTTTTTGCTGCTTCTGGAGGCATCTTCCGCTTGGGCGGGCTGGAACGACGATAATCTGGCGCGGGTTCTTCAGAACCGGCACGAGGAGTTTTTTTCTTTCGTGGTGGTGGGCGACACTCAGGGTCCAAATTCCAAGTTTCCTCAGGTTCTGCCCGCTATCCTGAAGGAAGAGAACCTGCTTTTCGTTTTCAACTTGGGAGACCTAGTGAACTACGCTACCCCGGAAGAGTACGAAAGCACTTTTTTCCGTCACGTCCGCGGTCTGGATTTGCCCTTTCTGACCTGCGCCAGCAACCACGATCACTTCAAGTCCAAAAACGCGGCCAATTATTCTCACCTTTTCGGCTCACCCCATTATTATTCCTTCGCGATCAGAAGCACGTGTTTTATCGTGCTGGATAACGGACAGGACACGTCCTTGAACGAGACCCAGTTTTCTTGGCTGGAAAAGACCCTCGAAAGGTCTCAGAGCTTTGCGAGGCGTTTCGTGATGATGCATCGCCCTCTGCGCGACCCGCGTTCCAACCGAAAAAAACCTCACGACATGAGCGAACGCCCCCATGACGTGGAACGCTTGAATGCCCTCTTTGATAGGTACGACGTCACCATGATTTTCACGGGACATATTCACTCCTTTTATACCGGCAAGTGGGGGAAAACCCCCTACATCATTACGGGCGGAGGGGGAGGAGGCCTTTATGATAAGGGAACACCCGCGTCGTTTCACCACTATATTCGCGTGGACATTGCCCCAAGCGGCAAAGTCGCTTATCAAGCGATAAAAGTGGATGTCATAGGCAAAAAATAG
- a CDS encoding signal peptidase II, producing MLVKNKTITFVLALTADIATKYWALSVLAVASEKMTFSTLLSLRLRFNQGISFSLLVRHPRGAWLVAVVSVVFLGMLCVKNATVRSSSGMSFGMFFGMSLLWAGGLGNLADRVFYGYVVD from the coding sequence ATGCTTGTTAAAAATAAGACGATCACTTTTGTTTTGGCATTGACAGCAGATATCGCCACAAAATATTGGGCCTTGTCCGTTCTTGCCGTGGCGAGTGAGAAAATGACGTTTTCTACTCTGCTTTCTTTGAGGTTGCGTTTCAATCAAGGGATTTCTTTTTCTTTGCTGGTTCGGCATCCCCGGGGCGCGTGGCTGGTGGCTGTTGTCAGTGTCGTTTTTTTGGGAATGTTGTGCGTGAAAAATGCGACGGTCCGTTCCTCCTCTGGTATGTCCTTTGGTATGTTCTTTGGTATGTCCTTGTTGTGGGCTGGGGGTTTAGGGAATTTGGCCGATCGTGTCTTTTATGGATATGTTGTGGATTAG
- a CDS encoding cobyric acid synthase, with amino-acid sequence MKGIMIQGTSSDAGKSFLVTGLCRVFSDRGYRVCPFKSQNMSNNSYVTKDGLEMGRAQAVQAEAARLDPQVFMNPILLKPRNDATSAIVLMGQECTDARADYYRAFTMNEGLSTVRAALAHIEKNFEAVLIEGAGSPVEINLNATEIVNMRVAREADVPVILTADVDRGGALAALVGTLDLLEADRDRVKGIIFNKFRGNLSLFEPAVRWTEERTGVKVLGVMPWTPARIASEDSLSIRWNARSPKGFLDNEIDNGINNRINNRIDNRIDNRIGSEGLVIGVIRLPYISNHTDLEAFEAEPDVELIEVDTHTSLRRVDAVILPGTKSTVLDMKVLRDSGLAGRLLDFHQRGGYLFGLCGGYQMLGQYIDDRYLRDNDTLKEIEGLGLLPVVTTFGEKKTTRRREGWTIHPLFTSNAARVEGYEIHFGETRSVGEGRGDGLSEKERFYPLFVLNGYEDGMADRELRVAGTYLHNAFHNDIFRAFWLNALRKSKGLPERSVTDTTAANEEAYDVLAARMREHIDIDYIFTLSGLLDRKEQ; translated from the coding sequence ATGAAGGGTATCATGATTCAAGGAACCAGCAGCGACGCGGGTAAAAGTTTTTTGGTGACGGGGTTGTGTCGCGTTTTCTCGGACAGAGGTTACAGGGTTTGCCCTTTCAAATCTCAAAATATGTCGAATAACTCTTACGTGACAAAAGACGGTCTGGAGATGGGCAGAGCCCAGGCCGTGCAGGCCGAGGCGGCGCGCCTCGACCCCCAGGTTTTTATGAATCCCATTCTTTTAAAACCCCGCAACGATGCCACCTCCGCAATTGTCTTGATGGGGCAAGAATGTACAGACGCACGCGCTGATTACTACCGAGCCTTCACGATGAACGAAGGGCTCTCGACGGTTCGGGCGGCGCTGGCTCACATCGAGAAAAATTTTGAAGCGGTGCTGATCGAGGGAGCAGGCAGCCCGGTCGAGATTAACTTGAATGCTACGGAGATCGTCAATATGCGCGTGGCTCGCGAGGCGGACGTGCCCGTTATCTTGACGGCGGACGTGGACAGAGGCGGGGCCCTAGCCGCTTTGGTGGGAACCCTCGATCTTCTGGAGGCAGACCGCGATCGCGTCAAGGGCATCATCTTCAACAAATTCAGGGGAAACCTGTCGCTTTTCGAGCCCGCGGTCCGCTGGACGGAGGAACGTACCGGAGTCAAAGTTCTGGGCGTGATGCCTTGGACTCCGGCGCGCATTGCCAGTGAGGACTCTTTGTCGATTCGCTGGAACGCGCGCTCGCCGAAGGGTTTTCTCGATAATGAGATAGATAATGGGATAAATAACAGGATAAATAACAGGATAGATAACAGGATAGATAACAGGATAGGAAGCGAAGGTTTGGTAATTGGCGTCATTCGCCTGCCCTATATCTCGAACCACACGGATCTGGAGGCATTCGAGGCGGAACCCGATGTGGAGTTGATCGAGGTAGACACGCATACATCCCTCCGTCGAGTTGACGCGGTGATCCTTCCGGGGACCAAGAGTACGGTGCTGGACATGAAAGTACTGCGTGACTCAGGACTTGCCGGACGGCTCCTGGATTTTCACCAAAGAGGCGGGTATCTTTTCGGCCTATGCGGCGGATACCAAATGTTGGGGCAATACATCGACGACCGCTATTTGCGGGACAACGACACACTGAAGGAAATCGAGGGGTTGGGCCTGCTTCCCGTCGTTACGACTTTTGGGGAGAAGAAAACCACCCGTCGCCGCGAAGGATGGACGATTCACCCCCTGTTCACCTCGAACGCTGCCAGGGTTGAAGGGTATGAAATCCACTTTGGGGAAACGCGCTCAGTGGGGGAGGGCAGAGGAGACGGTCTTTCGGAAAAGGAGCGTTTTTATCCCCTATTCGTCTTAAACGGCTACGAAGACGGCATGGCTGACCGAGAACTCCGCGTGGCGGGAACATACCTACATAATGCCTTTCACAACGATATTTTCAGGGCTTTCTGGTTAAATGCTCTGCGAAAAAGCAAGGGTTTGCCTGAGCGTTCTGTCACTGACACCACCGCGGCGAACGAAGAGGCATACGACGTTTTGGCGGCGCGGATGCGAGAGCACATCGACATAGATTATATTTTCACGTTGTCCGGCCTCCTCGATAGAAAGGAGCAATGA
- a CDS encoding homoserine dehydrogenase has translation MNNFSRVRNLRLRVGIVGYGNLGRAAVHLLDMKRESWKTEGLELDLTCVLGRRGGLLVPGGLSCGALAEHGETGAPLDCFPGFDKGVNVEEILRGHQIDLLVEFTPTNKETGEPGLTHIRQALKNGIHVTTGNKGPVLVAWKELSQLAWEQGVLLGIGCTTGGALPSLIAGREAMAGSEISLVEGVLNGTTNFILSRMERDGIDYEVALKEAQRNGIAEADPRMDVEGWDTAVKLTILTKVVMKGDLELKDVSVTGITGLTRQEIQHAQETGHRIKLIGRAWRNGKKVRASVAPEQVEAAHPFYAVAEKDKCVRYVSDTLGDLFISGGASGPLSAAASAMRDVLCAWRTGLLAR, from the coding sequence ATGAACAATTTTTCGCGTGTTCGGAATCTTCGCCTTCGCGTGGGCATCGTGGGCTACGGTAACCTGGGCCGGGCCGCGGTACACCTTTTGGACATGAAGCGTGAAAGCTGGAAGACTGAGGGCTTGGAATTGGACCTGACCTGTGTGCTTGGCAGGAGAGGCGGTCTCTTAGTTCCCGGTGGGTTGAGCTGCGGAGCGTTGGCGGAACACGGAGAGACCGGCGCGCCTCTTGATTGTTTTCCTGGTTTCGATAAAGGGGTAAACGTCGAGGAAATCCTGAGAGGGCATCAGATCGACCTTCTCGTGGAGTTCACTCCCACGAATAAAGAGACGGGAGAGCCGGGTTTGACCCACATTCGTCAGGCGCTAAAGAACGGTATTCACGTGACAACGGGCAACAAGGGGCCTGTGCTAGTGGCTTGGAAAGAGCTTTCGCAGTTGGCGTGGGAACAAGGCGTTCTTCTGGGTATCGGTTGTACCACGGGAGGAGCATTGCCTTCTCTCATCGCTGGGCGGGAGGCGATGGCGGGCTCTGAAATTTCCTTGGTGGAAGGCGTTTTGAACGGGACGACCAATTTCATTTTGAGCCGCATGGAGAGAGATGGAATCGACTACGAGGTGGCGTTGAAAGAGGCGCAAAGAAATGGAATCGCGGAGGCGGATCCGCGTATGGACGTGGAGGGATGGGACACCGCCGTGAAGCTGACGATTTTGACGAAGGTGGTGATGAAGGGAGATCTGGAGCTGAAAGACGTCTCCGTGACAGGCATAACGGGTCTTACGCGCCAGGAGATCCAACACGCCCAAGAGACGGGGCACAGGATCAAGCTAATCGGCAGGGCGTGGCGCAACGGAAAAAAGGTGCGCGCCTCGGTGGCTCCGGAGCAAGTGGAGGCCGCGCATCCCTTTTACGCCGTGGCGGAGAAGGATAAGTGCGTGCGTTACGTCTCGGACACGCTGGGAGACCTTTTCATATCGGGCGGGGCCTCCGGTCCATTGTCTGCGGCCGCCTCCGCCATGCGCGATGTTCTTTGCGCCTGGAGAACGGGGCTTTTGGCGCGGTAG
- a CDS encoding flavodoxin family protein yields MKVIAINGSPRKQWNTATLLQHAIDGAKSKGANTEIAHLYDLNYKGCVSCFACKTKGGASRGRCVVNDDLRPLFDKIEVADALILGSPIYIGAVTGEMRSFLERLVFQYLEYNTEHSSLFKGKLSTGWILTMNVPQEALDPAGYTTTFKAMESLMARVFGHCESLLATDTLQFNDYSQYETPMFDENKKRLRRKTIFPEDCRKAFELGARFAEWHERHKRK; encoded by the coding sequence ATGAAAGTAATTGCTATCAACGGAAGTCCAAGGAAGCAGTGGAACACCGCGACCTTGTTACAACACGCTATTGACGGGGCAAAGTCCAAAGGGGCGAATACCGAGATCGCGCATCTGTACGATCTGAACTACAAAGGCTGCGTCAGTTGTTTTGCCTGTAAAACGAAAGGTGGGGCAAGCCGTGGCAGGTGTGTCGTGAACGACGATCTGAGACCTCTTTTCGACAAAATCGAGGTCGCTGATGCGCTCATTTTGGGTTCGCCGATTTACATAGGCGCGGTGACGGGGGAAATGCGTTCTTTTCTCGAACGCTTGGTCTTCCAGTACTTGGAGTACAACACGGAGCACAGCTCGCTCTTCAAAGGAAAACTTTCGACGGGATGGATCCTCACGATGAACGTGCCGCAAGAAGCGCTCGATCCTGCGGGATACACGACCACTTTCAAAGCTATGGAGAGCCTTATGGCACGTGTATTTGGCCATTGCGAATCACTTTTGGCGACGGACACGCTCCAGTTCAACGACTACTCGCAATATGAAACGCCAATGTTCGATGAAAACAAGAAGAGGCTTCGGCGCAAAACGATCTTCCCCGAAGACTGCCGGAAAGCCTTCGAGTTAGGAGCACGATTCGCGGAATGGCATGAACGGCATAAACGAAAATGA
- a CDS encoding redox-sensing transcriptional repressor Rex yields the protein MQGVSKGSPSISRQAIGRFPYYLKVLNGLNQECIECVSASTIAASLQFYEVQVRKDLAAVSRSAGKPGVGFPIKDLITDIKHALRYDNFDEAVLVGVGHLGKALLSYQGFGDYGFDIVAAFDTNPALQNTEFNGKTIFPLEKLNNLCKRLGVKIGIIATPANAAGEVCNLLVASGLLAIWNFAPVYLNVPPHVLVQNENMAASLALLFKHLSERDKE from the coding sequence ATGCAAGGCGTGTCGAAAGGATCTCCGAGCATATCGCGACAGGCGATAGGAAGATTTCCATACTATTTAAAAGTTTTGAACGGATTGAATCAAGAGTGTATCGAGTGTGTTTCCGCCTCGACAATTGCGGCTTCCCTTCAGTTCTATGAGGTTCAGGTGAGAAAAGACCTGGCCGCCGTCAGCCGTTCCGCAGGAAAACCGGGAGTCGGGTTTCCGATTAAAGATCTAATCACCGACATCAAACATGCTCTTCGATATGACAACTTCGATGAGGCCGTACTCGTCGGGGTTGGACATCTAGGTAAAGCTTTGCTTTCTTACCAAGGCTTCGGTGATTATGGTTTTGACATTGTCGCGGCTTTCGATACGAATCCTGCTCTCCAAAACACGGAGTTCAATGGAAAGACCATTTTTCCACTCGAAAAATTGAATAATCTTTGCAAGCGGCTCGGCGTAAAAATCGGTATTATCGCGACCCCCGCTAACGCGGCGGGAGAAGTGTGCAACCTTCTTGTCGCCAGCGGTCTTCTTGCCATATGGAACTTCGCCCCGGTTTACTTAAATGTTCCCCCGCACGTTCTCGTTCAAAATGAAAATATGGCGGCTTCCTTGGCTCTCCTGTTCAAACACCTGTCCGAAAGAGACAAGGAGTGA
- a CDS encoding LysR family transcriptional regulator: MNTQYLRYAVEIERMGSISRAAEKLYMNQPHLSKTIREFEEALGIAIFKRTSKGMVPTKKGLEFLAYAKSILAQVDMMENLMRRESPRKTVFNIAVPRASYIAYAFTEFIKDLPVNRTLTIDYRETNSIRAARDVADGENDLGIVRFPVKYENYFIDFLREKDLNFEPISHFEYLLLFSSAHPLAEERHLDPLKLEEYIEIVHGDANVPSLVKSKKFSDGEREKKEIAVYERGSQLELLRRVPLTYMWVSPMPEEVLSAFSLIQRRCDIPKNYQRDLLIYRNGHRFTNEEMKFISHLKEIVKEILFFQIEHMKAS, translated from the coding sequence TTGAACACGCAGTACCTGAGGTACGCCGTCGAAATCGAGCGCATGGGTTCTATCTCCAGAGCTGCGGAAAAACTTTACATGAATCAACCCCATCTGAGTAAAACGATACGCGAGTTCGAAGAAGCGTTGGGCATCGCCATATTCAAACGGACGTCTAAGGGAATGGTGCCAACTAAAAAGGGCTTAGAATTTCTGGCTTACGCGAAAAGTATCCTCGCTCAGGTAGATATGATGGAGAATCTGATGCGCAGGGAAAGCCCGCGAAAAACGGTTTTCAATATCGCCGTGCCGAGAGCGAGTTATATCGCTTACGCTTTTACAGAATTTATAAAAGACCTTCCCGTTAATAGAACATTGACGATTGACTACAGAGAGACCAACTCCATTCGCGCTGCCCGTGACGTCGCGGATGGTGAAAATGACCTCGGCATCGTTCGCTTTCCCGTGAAGTACGAGAACTATTTCATTGATTTTCTGCGGGAAAAGGACCTGAACTTCGAGCCGATTTCCCATTTTGAATATCTGCTGTTGTTTTCGAGTGCTCATCCACTTGCTGAAGAGAGACATCTCGACCCTCTGAAGTTGGAAGAATATATTGAGATTGTGCATGGGGATGCCAACGTTCCTTCTCTCGTGAAAAGCAAAAAATTCTCCGATGGAGAAAGGGAAAAAAAAGAAATCGCCGTTTATGAACGAGGCAGTCAACTGGAGCTCTTGAGGCGTGTTCCCTTGACCTATATGTGGGTCTCCCCCATGCCGGAAGAGGTTTTATCGGCCTTCAGTCTGATTCAGCGCAGGTGTGACATACCGAAAAACTACCAGAGGGACCTCCTCATTTACAGAAATGGTCATCGTTTTACTAATGAAGAGATGAAATTCATTTCGCATCTGAAGGAGATTGTAAAAGAAATTTTGTTTTTTCAAATAGAACACATGAAGGCTTCCTGA
- a CDS encoding amino acid ABC transporter permease: MGKTFDVQFMLSTVPEIIKFLPITLFLSITSFAIGVVIGSGVALIRYFDIKIASKLCKVYISFIRGTPALVQLLLVYYGLPIFLNAINSRFGTNISVNAVPRLVFAVIALSLNSGAYMSEIIRSALLSVDKGQMEACHSVNMSTWTALRRVILPQTFVVALPPLGNNFISMLKETSLVFSISVVDIMAQAKITSSRSFRFFETYIVVSIIYWCCCILIEQVLTKIELRLNKF; the protein is encoded by the coding sequence ATGGGGAAAACTTTTGACGTTCAGTTTATGCTCTCTACCGTGCCGGAAATTATTAAATTCCTGCCTATCACTCTTTTTTTATCGATCACCTCGTTTGCCATCGGTGTCGTTATCGGCTCCGGAGTGGCATTGATCCGTTATTTCGACATAAAAATCGCATCGAAGCTCTGCAAGGTGTATATTTCTTTCATCCGAGGCACTCCGGCACTCGTCCAGCTGCTACTCGTATACTACGGCCTGCCGATTTTTCTCAACGCGATAAACTCCCGGTTCGGGACGAATATTTCGGTGAACGCGGTGCCTAGGCTAGTGTTCGCCGTGATCGCGTTGTCTCTCAACAGCGGGGCGTACATGTCCGAGATCATACGCAGTGCGCTACTGTCGGTAGATAAGGGGCAGATGGAGGCGTGCCACAGCGTGAACATGAGTACATGGACCGCGCTGCGGCGCGTCATCCTGCCACAGACCTTTGTCGTCGCCCTTCCACCGTTGGGCAACAACTTCATTTCCATGCTGAAAGAAACAAGCCTGGTCTTCAGTATCTCTGTGGTCGATATCATGGCTCAAGCCAAGATCACCAGTTCGCGTTCCTTTCGATTTTTTGAAACATACATTGTGGTATCCATAATTTACTGGTGCTGTTGCATTCTCATCGAGCAAGTCCTCACAAAGATCGAGCTGCGCCTCAACAAATTTTGA
- a CDS encoding transporter substrate-binding domain-containing protein — translation MKNSDKYVLFLLGITCLLMTPWEVCAVEKVTVGTEGAYAPFNYVDKDGNADGFNVAVMKAADELLPDVKFVFEPTEWTAIFVALESGRYDIIATNLNKNAEREVKYLFSELPYMYSTNVIAFKSGRTDIRSTQDLHGKTVTASLGSTYTAWLEKYNAENGNLITISYSDGDFSKMLLELVTGRADALLGSAVAINLLAKEQNIPIDSVPWKEKEREPTFVLFAKNTNGERLKKLVDPALETLLKNGTLAELSKKYLGADYSSEKTDKVRIHGENF, via the coding sequence ATGAAAAATTCGGATAAATATGTGCTGTTCTTGCTGGGGATAACGTGCTTGCTGATGACGCCCTGGGAGGTATGCGCTGTCGAAAAGGTGACCGTGGGAACCGAGGGAGCTTACGCGCCTTTCAATTATGTGGATAAGGACGGCAACGCGGATGGATTCAACGTTGCCGTGATGAAAGCCGCGGACGAACTGCTTCCTGACGTCAAATTCGTCTTTGAACCCACAGAGTGGACCGCGATTTTTGTCGCGCTTGAGTCGGGCAGATATGACATCATTGCCACCAACCTGAACAAAAACGCTGAGCGCGAGGTAAAATACCTTTTCTCCGAGCTTCCTTACATGTATTCCACCAATGTCATCGCTTTCAAAAGCGGACGCACCGATATCAGAAGTACCCAAGACTTACACGGAAAAACTGTCACTGCGAGCTTGGGGAGTACTTACACGGCCTGGCTTGAAAAGTATAACGCTGAAAACGGGAATCTCATTACGATCTCCTATTCCGACGGCGACTTTTCCAAAATGCTGCTGGAACTCGTGACCGGGCGCGCAGACGCGCTATTGGGCAGCGCTGTCGCTATCAATCTGCTTGCCAAAGAACAAAATATCCCCATTGATTCGGTTCCGTGGAAGGAGAAAGAAAGAGAGCCCACGTTCGTTCTTTTCGCGAAAAATACTAATGGCGAGCGACTTAAAAAATTGGTCGACCCCGCGCTTGAAACTCTGCTCAAAAATGGGACGCTTGCCGAACTCTCCAAAAAATATCTCGGCGCGGATTACTCCAGTGAGAAAACGGATAAAGTCAGGATTCATGGGGAAAACTTTTGA
- the idi gene encoding isopentenyl-diphosphate Delta-isomerase, which yields MTERIILVDEFDRPIGSAEKMEAHRTPKLHRAFSVFIHHNGYMLVQQRAMGKYHSGGLWANACCSHPREDESTELAVVRRLEQEIGVRGIKPVELFSFVYEHKFNDCLYEHEYDHVFAADYSGALSANEDEIMETKWIEFGELSSRLRKTPEEFAVWFLIAAPRVLAIKR from the coding sequence ATGACGGAGAGAATTATTTTGGTCGATGAGTTTGACCGGCCCATCGGCTCGGCGGAGAAAATGGAGGCTCACAGGACTCCGAAGCTACATCGCGCTTTTTCGGTGTTTATTCATCATAACGGATATATGCTGGTACAGCAAAGGGCGATGGGCAAATACCACTCTGGCGGCCTGTGGGCCAACGCCTGTTGTTCTCACCCAAGAGAGGACGAGTCGACAGAACTCGCCGTGGTTCGTCGATTGGAGCAGGAGATCGGCGTTCGTGGTATAAAGCCCGTCGAGCTGTTTTCCTTCGTGTACGAGCACAAGTTCAACGATTGCCTGTATGAACATGAGTACGATCACGTGTTCGCTGCCGACTACTCCGGCGCATTGAGCGCGAACGAGGATGAGATTATGGAGACCAAGTGGATCGAGTTCGGCGAATTGTCATCTCGTCTGCGAAAAACGCCGGAGGAGTTCGCGGTCTGGTTTTTGATAGCTGCTCCCCGTGTTCTTGCGATCAAAAGATAA
- the cysC gene encoding adenylyl-sulfate kinase — protein MPFSESKKKTHENKTQLKFLTCGSVDDGKSTLIGRLLYDSGCLFDDQLSSLHRESWKKNMDGELDFSLLMEGFLAEREQGITIDIDVAYRYFETKNRKFIVADVPGHEQYTRNMVTGASNSEAAVVLLDARNGILPQTVRHTYIAVLLGIRHIALAVNKMDLVGWSRDIFDEISKDYESLMVKIKKLEHDTGELFVTCIPLSALKGNNVFARKDDTPWYSGPTLAEYLETLEPGGEKEKLKEKLKEKVKPFRMAVQWVNRPGASFRGYCGIIAEGTIRTGDDVVVLPSGQKNTVKSLIVSGKERNAAKKGEAAEISLTKETDISRGNFLSDARVVSDVTDHFRAVVVWMSENRLFPGREYLLKISNRTVLATVTEIRGKTSVETLSIEPAKTLAMNEIGIGNIKTGTPIVYEPYTENRELGGFILIDRVTNDTVGAGMIRYSLRRAANVTWHLFEITKEARARLMGQTPRVLWFTGLSGSGKSTVANLVDKKLFSMGLRSCVLDGDNVRHGLNKDLGFTEEDRVENIRRVAEVAKLMIDAGLIVLVAFISPFQKDREYARSLFAPGEFIEVFVDTSLEACEQRDPKGLYKKARIGEIPNFTGINAPYERPEHPELVVNGSGNAEEEAERIVHFLEGEGA, from the coding sequence ATGCCATTTTCCGAATCTAAAAAGAAAACACATGAAAATAAAACGCAACTGAAATTTTTAACCTGCGGTAGCGTCGATGATGGAAAGAGCACGCTGATAGGAAGGCTGCTTTATGATTCGGGCTGTCTCTTTGATGATCAACTCTCTTCCCTCCACCGCGAAAGCTGGAAGAAAAACATGGACGGCGAACTGGATTTCTCGCTTCTTATGGAGGGCTTTTTGGCGGAACGTGAGCAGGGGATAACCATAGACATAGACGTGGCGTATAGGTATTTCGAAACGAAAAACAGGAAGTTCATCGTGGCAGACGTGCCGGGACACGAACAGTACACGAGAAACATGGTGACCGGCGCTTCAAACAGCGAGGCCGCCGTTGTTCTACTTGACGCGCGCAACGGCATCTTGCCGCAGACCGTGAGGCACACGTACATCGCGGTATTGTTAGGTATTCGCCACATCGCGCTCGCGGTGAACAAGATGGATTTGGTCGGATGGTCGAGGGATATTTTCGACGAAATATCGAAGGACTACGAGAGCTTAATGGTAAAAATTAAAAAACTGGAACACGACACGGGAGAACTCTTCGTGACCTGTATTCCGCTTTCTGCCCTAAAAGGGAACAACGTTTTCGCGCGTAAGGACGATACGCCGTGGTACAGTGGTCCGACGCTGGCGGAGTATTTGGAAACCCTCGAACCGGGCGGCGAAAAAGAAAAGCTAAAAGAAAAGCTAAAAGAAAAGGTAAAACCATTTAGGATGGCGGTTCAGTGGGTCAACCGGCCCGGCGCGAGCTTTAGGGGTTACTGCGGCATAATCGCGGAGGGCACGATACGCACGGGCGACGATGTTGTCGTTCTGCCGTCGGGTCAAAAAAATACGGTTAAGTCGCTTATCGTGAGCGGCAAAGAACGAAACGCGGCTAAAAAGGGTGAAGCTGCGGAGATATCTCTTACGAAAGAAACGGACATAAGCCGCGGCAACTTTTTATCGGACGCGCGGGTTGTTTCAGATGTTACGGACCATTTCCGCGCGGTCGTAGTCTGGATGAGCGAAAACAGGTTGTTCCCCGGACGCGAATACCTTTTGAAGATATCGAACCGGACGGTGTTGGCCACCGTGACGGAAATACGCGGCAAGACAAGCGTCGAAACATTGTCGATAGAACCGGCCAAAACCCTCGCTATGAACGAAATCGGAATAGGCAACATCAAAACCGGAACACCGATTGTGTACGAACCTTACACGGAAAACAGGGAATTAGGTGGTTTCATCCTTATTGATCGCGTCACGAATGACACGGTTGGCGCGGGAATGATTCGATATTCCTTGCGGAGGGCCGCAAACGTGACATGGCACTTGTTCGAGATCACGAAAGAGGCTAGAGCACGTCTGATGGGGCAAACCCCTCGCGTGCTTTGGTTCACGGGGCTTTCAGGTTCCGGCAAATCGACGGTGGCGAATCTGGTTGACAAAAAGCTCTTTTCGATGGGATTGCGTTCTTGTGTGCTGGACGGCGACAATGTGAGGCACGGGCTCAACAAAGACCTGGGCTTCACCGAGGAAGACAGGGTGGAGAACATCCGCCGCGTGGCCGAAGTGGCGAAATTGATGATTGACGCTGGCCTTATCGTGTTGGTGGCGTTTATCTCACCTTTCCAAAAAGACAGGGAATACGCGCGCTCCCTGTTCGCTCCCGGAGAATTTATCGAGGTGTTCGTCGATACGTCGCTGGAAGCCTGCGAACAGCGCGACCCGAAAGGTCTTTACAAAAAAGCGAGAATCGGGGAGATTCCCAATTTTACCGGCATCAACGCGCCATACGAACGCCCGGAACATCCCGAACTCGTCGTGAACGGGAGCGGCAACGCGGAAGAAGAGGCGGAGAGAATTGTGCATTTTCTAGAGGGTGAAGGGGCATGA
- a CDS encoding phosphoadenosine phosphosulfate reductase family protein encodes MRVFPLSNWTEYDVWEYIVDEDIPIVPLYFASVRPVVKRKGTWIMIDDDRMKLVPDERPEFRMVYFRTLGCYPLTGAVESNAAIARDVFNELRQLRFSERHGRLIDNDQDGSMEKKKQEGYF; translated from the coding sequence ATGCGTGTGTTCCCGCTCTCCAACTGGACGGAGTATGATGTGTGGGAGTACATCGTCGATGAAGATATTCCGATAGTTCCGCTCTATTTCGCCAGCGTGCGCCCGGTAGTGAAACGCAAGGGCACGTGGATTATGATCGACGACGACAGGATGAAACTTGTTCCGGACGAACGGCCGGAGTTTCGGATGGTGTATTTCAGGACTCTGGGCTGCTACCCGCTCACAGGAGCTGTCGAATCGAACGCCGCTATCGCGCGGGACGTCTTCAACGAGTTACGGCAATTGCGTTTTTCGGAGCGTCATGGCCGGTTAATCGACAACGACCAGGACGGTTCCATGGAGAAGAAAAAACAGGAGGGGTATTTTTAA